Proteins encoded together in one Perognathus longimembris pacificus isolate PPM17 chromosome 8, ASM2315922v1, whole genome shotgun sequence window:
- the Tcf23 gene encoding transcription factor 23 isoform X1, translated as MSQREARGVPAMPGMGHGRTKAKARSLPGTARKKSRLSRTRQDLWEETSWSDPRWSRAAPSPRGSRAKGPAHGKSEASPENAARERSRVRTLRQAFLALQAALPAVPPDTKLSKLDVLVLATSYIAHLTRTLGQELPGPSWPPFLRGLRYLHPLKKWPMRSRLYAGGLECSGLDSATVIASDQRTRDAEVEAHVSGEPDVALPTKSLVSALGDK; from the exons ATGTCACAGCGGGAGGCCCGAGGGGTACCAGCCATGCCAGGAATGGGCCATGGCCGCACCAAGGCCAAAGCACGGTCACTGCCAGGCACGGCCAGAAAGAAGAGCCGCCTCAGCAGGACCAGGCAGGACCTATGGGAAGAGACCAGCTGGAGTGATCCAAGATGGAGCCGGGCTGCCCCGAGCCCTCGAGGGAGCAGGGCTAAGGGGCCGGCTCATGGCAAG AGCGAGGCCAGCCCCGAGAACGCGGCCCGGGAGCGAAGCCGGGTGAGGACCTTGCGCCAGGCTTTCCTGGCCCTGCAGGCAGCTCTGCCTGCGGTGCCACCAGACACCAAGCTCTCCAAGCTGGACGTGCTGGTACTGGCTACCAGCTACATCGCCCACCTCACCCGCACACTCGGCCAGGAGTTGCCTGGACCTTCCTGGCCACCCTTCCTGCGTGGACTCCGCTACTTGCACCCTCTCAAG AAATGGCCCATGCGGTCTCGTCTCTACGCAGGAGGTCtggagtgctcaggccttgactccGCCACAGTCATTGCTTCTGATCAAAGAACGAGGGATGCAGAGGTAGAGGCCCACGTCTCTGGAGAGCCAGATGTTGCCCTTCCCACCAAGTCACTGGTGTCAGCTCTCGGTGACAAATGA
- the Tcf23 gene encoding transcription factor 23 isoform X2, which yields MSQREARGVPAMPGMGHGRTKAKARSLPGTARKKSRLSRTRQDLWEETSWSPRGSRAKGPAHGKSEASPENAARERSRVRTLRQAFLALQAALPAVPPDTKLSKLDVLVLATSYIAHLTRTLGQELPGPSWPPFLRGLRYLHPLKKWPMRSRLYAGGLECSGLDSATVIASDQRTRDAEVEAHVSGEPDVALPTKSLVSALGDK from the exons ATGTCACAGCGGGAGGCCCGAGGGGTACCAGCCATGCCAGGAATGGGCCATGGCCGCACCAAGGCCAAAGCACGGTCACTGCCAGGCACGGCCAGAAAGAAGAGCCGCCTCAGCAGGACCAGGCAGGACCTATGGGAAGAGACCAGCTG GAGCCCTCGAGGGAGCAGGGCTAAGGGGCCGGCTCATGGCAAG AGCGAGGCCAGCCCCGAGAACGCGGCCCGGGAGCGAAGCCGGGTGAGGACCTTGCGCCAGGCTTTCCTGGCCCTGCAGGCAGCTCTGCCTGCGGTGCCACCAGACACCAAGCTCTCCAAGCTGGACGTGCTGGTACTGGCTACCAGCTACATCGCCCACCTCACCCGCACACTCGGCCAGGAGTTGCCTGGACCTTCCTGGCCACCCTTCCTGCGTGGACTCCGCTACTTGCACCCTCTCAAG AAATGGCCCATGCGGTCTCGTCTCTACGCAGGAGGTCtggagtgctcaggccttgactccGCCACAGTCATTGCTTCTGATCAAAGAACGAGGGATGCAGAGGTAGAGGCCCACGTCTCTGGAGAGCCAGATGTTGCCCTTCCCACCAAGTCACTGGTGTCAGCTCTCGGTGACAAATGA
- the Prr30 gene encoding proline-rich protein 30 yields MLPQNKEQVLLQKAVPPRSPPQSLSLFVDSLPSSPPPLPPKQSLPTSYPPFSSKSHHLCSLPPRPLSPGPLFFSSDSDFAPPHCSKSSLPSPPPYFHQNYTSLSPPRSSSPSSHPLYLSSPPTRPTSPASPHSRCPQDPPSSTVQSPSPSLPCPGDQANRQPWRWPPYRDTGSPGGVGGCVASEKAPAEFRDPGALAQALAGHLGHRRIAQDLRLLLLQRLLLGKTGKAPVVEYPICLVCVRPRSPSCPIPEYKTGPRLLAFPQLLPCAQGQESAPLRIGIGFGLRLARGQARALHLLPERKQKAGPRGEIAQARGSPAAASRAPSRPASVAWVRAGAAPGSPPQAGSLRCAGFQSPTSTPPSRPPPPAPKQASASSRPRASPTPKRPAPPGPILRKSPS; encoded by the coding sequence ATGTTGCCTCAAAACAAGGAACAGGTGCTGCTACAGAAAGCAGTGCCACCCAGGTCCCCCCCTCAGAGCCTCTCACTATTTGTGGACTCCCTCCCATCCAGCCCACCACCTCTTCCTCCCAAACAGTCCCTCCCCACGTCgtatccccctttctcttccaagTCTCACCATCTCTGCTCGCTTCCTCCTAGGCCGCTCTCTCCTggcccccttttcttctcttccgaTTCCGACTTTGCTCCACCCCACTGCTCCAAATCCTCTCTCCCAAGTCCTCCCCCTTATTTTCACCAAAACTatacctctctctcccctcccaggtcgtcctccccctcctcccacccgctgtatctctcctctccccccacccgccccacctcccccgcctccccccactcTCGCTGCCCCCAGGACCCCCCCAGCTCCACCGTCCAgtctcccagccccagccttccgTGTCCAGGGGACCAGGCTAACAGGCAGCCATGGCGGTGGCCTCCATACAGAGACACGGGGTcccctggaggggtggggggatgcGTGGCAAGCGAGAAGGCCCCTGCGGAGTTCAGGGACCCAGGGGCCCTGGCCCAGGCCCTGGCGGGCCACCTGGGACACCGCCGCATCGCCCAGGACCTGCGGCTCCTGCTTCTGCAGCGCCTGTTGTTAGGCAAAACCGGCAAGGCGCCAGTCGTGGAGTACCCCATATGCCTGGTGTGTGTCCGGCCCCGCAGCCCTTCCTGCCCCATCCCAGAGTACAAGACTGGACCCCGCCTGCTGGCGTTCCCCCAACTGCTGCCCTGTGCGCAGGGCCAGGAGTCTGCGCCCCTCCGCATAGGAATCGGCTTCGGCCTCCGTCTGGCTCGGGGCCAGGCCAGGGCCCTGCATCTGTTGCCGGAAAGAAAGCAGAAGGCAGGGCCCCGGGGCGAGATCGCGCAGGCCCGGGGAAGTCCAGCGGCAGCCAGCCGGGCCCCATCCCGTCCAGCCTCGGTGGCCTGGGTCCGCGCAGGGGCGGCCCCAGGCTCGCCCCCTCAGGCCGGGAGTCTCAGGTGTGCAGGCTTTCAATCGCCAACCTCCACCCCACCTTCGCGGCCTCCGCCTCCGGCACCCAAACAAGCCTCTGCCTCCTCGAGGCCCAGGGCTTCTCCTACCCCAAAGAGGCCTGCCCCTCCAGGGCCTATTCTCCGAAAATCGCCATCCTAA